The genome window aaaaggaaggtgaaggaaggaaaaggaaagggaaggagaaagaagaaaaaggaagagagaggaagaaaaaggaaagaggagaagaagaagaaggaggaaggatggagaaggaagcagaaagaaGAGCGGAGGAGGCAGGGCAGGTCCTTACCCAGCACATAGATCTTGGTGCCCCTCAGGACGGACGTGGCCGCGTAGCGGGGGGTGGGCATGGCAGCCAGGGATACCCAGATGTCCTTGAGCACGTCATAGTGCTGCAGGAAGTTGTGGGGCCGCAGGTCCGAGCCCATCCCGCCCGCTGCGTAAACCCTGTAATCTGgacggggaaaaaaaatcccaaaaatcacaTAAAATTATTATAGGAAAGCACCAGAAATCCACCCCccacctgcaaaaaaaaatccactcaagGACCAGAATTTGCTGTAAACCCACAAGAAAGTTGGATCTGAGCCCCTGGAGCTCGGAGCTGTCCAAAACACCCCCAGGgaccagcagagccagggctggtgaCAAACCCGGGGGTGGTGGCTCTGTCTGTGCTTGCAACTTCCTGTGGAGCATCTCAGGAGGGTGGGAGGTGACAAACGCACGAGGCCCAACTCCTGGAAGTACAGAAGAGGTTTTGGAGACAAACAAAGCAACCCTGGACcactgccaggagaggtttTGTGCCCTAGCACAGAATCAAAGCCAGGAAAAACCTCCAAGCTCATCAAGCCCAACCTTTAATCAcctgtggaaacccagggcactgggcatatttctctgtctgctctgggctgtcctgacccccaggggagcactgactctgaccctcattcatggagaaaacttccaaagcctcaaggtaaactagaaaccacaaaagtgtgaaatagattgtagagattgtagagagttgtgtagtatgtcacatgggtgagaaatttaagatttttagtatgttatagatgggttcaagacGGAGGATATGGGGTGTTGTCTAgagttcctttcttctttcttctatcttcctctttcttcttgggtttaggTGGTATCTTCTAATTGGGGATCCTCTGGGAAAGTCTCCACAATCTATTATTATTCTTCTACATCAAAACTTGCTTCCATCTCTATTCCTCTTTCAGGTTCTACATTCAGAGAGCTGTCTGCCATCTGGGAAACCTCCTTGCCAAACTTTCATCTTTCCCAAcccacaggaaggaaagggaaaggactAAAGCTTCCCAACACTTGCCTTTGGCCGTCACCGAGATGCCCATGGCCGCCTCCCGGAGCGAGCTGCGCTTCCTCCAGCGTCCCTCGTCCGTGTTGTACATCTCCACCACCTTCAGCGGCAGCTGGTTGGCGCCCACGCCGCCGATCACCATGATCCTCTTGCCCAGCACGGTcacggccacgccggccctggCCGTGGGCATGGCGGGCAGCGATGCCCACTGGTCGGCCTCGGGTGAGTAGACCTCGAAGGAGTCCACGGGGACGCCGTTGTCGTCGCAGCCGCCCACGGCGAAGACTTGCCCGCCCGCCTCCACCAGCGTGGAGTAAACCCTGCGGCTGGGCAGCGGCGCCAGAGACTTCCACTGGAAGTCTTTGGTGCTGGGCAGCTCCATGGTGGCCACCGGGAAGGGGTTTATGCTGGAAAAGAGAATTCCGGAATCAATGAGGGTGGAAAAGTTGTCCAGGATCAGCCAAGCTGTGCCCGATCGCTGCGCTGAGCACTCAGTGCCACGTTCAGGAATTGCTTGGACACCTCCAAacccccctgggcagccccttccagccctttccatgaggaaattcctgctggagtccaacctgagcctccccagcacagcctgaggccgttccctctcctcctgtccctgttccctgggataagatcccaaatcccccccggctgtcccctcctggcagggagttgtgcagagccagaaattccccctgagcctccttttctccaggctgagccccttcccagctccctcaggattcTCCAAAACTTCCCAGccccgttcccttccctggacatgctccagccccaaAATGTTCCTCCTGAACTGAGGGAAAATCCCAGAGTGCAAACCCcaccctgccaggagcagagcaggaccagAGCACCCTTGCCACTTccacctgtcccctgtgtcacccccacCTCCAGAACACCCCTGGGGGTGAAACAGGGGACAGGTGGCCGTGGCAGGGCGGCTGCCACTTctgcctgtcccctgtgccacccctagAGCTGCCCTCCCACTGCCGCCTGTCCCTTGTGCCACCCTAGATCACCCCTGCCACTGccacctgtcccctgtgtcacccccacccccagagcacccctgccactgccacctgtcccctgtgccactcCCAAAGCTGCCCTCGCAGTGCCACCTgttccctgtgtcacccccgaCCCCAGAGCACCCCTGCCACTCCCActtgtcccctgtgccacccccagaGCACCCCTGCCACTCccacctgtcccctgtgccacccccaaCCCCGAGCAGCACCGCCACCTTTCAGCGCCTCTCCATCAATCCTGCGGCTCCAGAGCCGCCTCAGCAACTCACGCAGAGACCGAgcctaaaaataaaacaaaagaggtgagaaaataaatgaaaaaaaaaaggaaaaaccaaccaaccaaacaaaaaaacccaaaccaggcGAGAAGGTTGGAGTCAGTTCGTTCTGCTGCTTCCCGAGCTTCCCCGCCCCCAGGTGACATTCCAAGCAGGCGGCTGCTCCTTCCGCGCCTGCTTTCCTGCCGGCTGGGGAACTTTTCCTTCTCGGACCCACCGGATTCCTCCTCCTGATCTTCCTCACATCCTCCCCCTGAGGATGTGAACCCCCAGCTCTGCAATCCCGGGGGGAGAGGGTTGGCAACGCGCGGTTTATGCTCTCGGTCATTAAGCGCGATGCAGATGAGCTTAATTAGCGCGGGAGGACGGAGAGAGGGCGAAGGGAGCGGGATAAAACCAACGCTGGCAGGAAAATCCCTTCCCATCCAACTCCGAGCCTCCATAAAATCCGATTAATCCGAGCAGGgctgtttgtttttattattatttatcttCCCAAATAAATGTTCAGGAGCGCACTCAACATCATTTATTGCATGAGGAATTAATAAATAAACTGAGAAATCCTGCTTGGGCTGccaccctccagcagcaggacctGGCGTGGGGCCATCCACAATTCCCGGTGCAATTCCCGGGGGCCCCGGGACAAAGGAACACAAAGCCACGATAAAAAAGCAGTAGTGACACATCAAGCCACGCTTCCCACCCTCCCAGAATCCAAGGAAAAAGGAGCAAGCAGCAGCCCAGAccccgctgctgctctgccctccctgagcagcatcCCCGGGATTTTTGCCCTGGCAGCTCCGGCAGCGCCGGGGTTCTGCTCCCACGGATGATCGATTCCATTTCCAGGTGAATTTTCATGGACATATTCAGCCTGGGCTGGCTAATTAGCAAAGCAGAGCCAGCTCCTCTTTCCAGGAGCTCGATGGCTTCGCATCCAGGCATTCCTGACCTCTATTCCTTCAAATCCAAAGTGCTGGGATGAGACACAACCAGCGCCACTCCagtgcctgccagcagcagaaccTGGCAGGGGTCAGGCAATTTCTCCGTCCAAAGCTCAGGAATAATTGCCTACAATGGCCTAAAAATTCCTTTTCGACATCTCAGCACGCAGAGAGCGCTTGGAGGGGGGTGAGGATTTCTCCGGGCAGGTCCTCCCTGGGAACAACGGAGCAAAGAGCCGGGAATTCTGCTGGAATGCAAAGCTCTGCCTGAATTCAGCTGCCTTGGCACACAAAGAAtctgctcctcttccttcccaTGCTATTTAAAGGAAatcaaggtcaggctgacacGCTGAATTCCTTAATTCCGCGCCTTCGCCTCCGGCTCTCCAAAAATCACCTGGATTTCACTGGGCAGAGACACCAGcgccgtgctgggagctggcagagcGTCCTGCGGCCACATTCCCCTCCCAGGCCCAGGGAATTATCGCTTCATCATCCCAGACTAATTGACATTGGAAATCCAAAGGAAGGGAAATTGCTTTTCCACCAGCGGAGATGGGGCCGAGCCCTCTCTACTCCTCATCCCTGCAGGATGAGattccttggtttgagaaacCCTCCAGGGTCTTTTCCAagtggatctggggcatggaTGGGCAGGGGCAGCCTCGCAGCACCCCCGAGAAGGGGGTCAGGGCtccaggggacagcgggaccTCTCCCTGGATATTCCCTCCAAGGAAAACCCATTCCTCATTTTGGAGAGCCCCTGGATTCGTGGCATTTATGGATCTGAAATAATTTGGGATTTATCAGAGCCAGGCAGGTGAGATTCCAAGGGATTCATGGGATGAACAGGGGGAGATGTCAGAGCagctcctttcctttcccttcccatctCTCTTCTCTCCAGGATTTGGAAGTTTTGCTGCTCCAGGGTCGAAATTCCAAGGGTCAGCACATGAGCGGGCTGGAGCCCGTATCTCTTCCCATTTGGGAACGGGGCAGAGCCAGGATGAACCCCACAGCCCCAAAACTCCCACCTGCCACCGTCCCCGTGGCACCAGAGCGGGTCAAACAcacccagcccctcctcagTGGGGCAGAGAAATCCATCGGGGAAACTCCGGGAAAAAGGTTCTTCCTCTCCCCCGTGTCCCGAGGGAAAaggggctgggaacagcagggTTCTGGTGCCTTTGCTCCAACCCCGGCAGCTGGGAATGAAAGGAACAGGCTTGGAATTGTCAGCCGGGAATTCCTGACCTCCCCGGCTCAGCTCCCTCGCCATAGTAACAGCCACCCggaaaataacaacaacaacaaaacctcATCGGTTCCCCGCctctgcctggaaaaaaaacGGCAGAAAGAGCGAGAATCAT of Anomalospiza imberbis isolate Cuckoo-Finch-1a 21T00152 chromosome 26, ASM3175350v1, whole genome shotgun sequence contains these proteins:
- the KLHDC8A gene encoding kelch domain-containing protein 8A, producing MELPSTKDFQWKSLAPLPSRRVYSTLVEAGGQVFAVGGCDDNGVPVDSFEVYSPEADQWASLPAMPTARAGVAVTVLGKRIMVIGGVGANQLPLKVVEMYNTDEGRWRKRSSLREAAMGISVTAKDYRVYAAGGMGSDLRPHNFLQHYDVLKDIWVSLAAMPTPRYAATSVLRGTKIYVLGGRQSKYAVNAFEVFDTDTRSWTKFPNIPNKRAFSSFVPTEEKLFSLGGLRQGRLYRQPKFMRTVDVFDLEQGGWMKMERSCYLKKRRADFVAGYLRGRVVVAGGLGNQPTVLESAEAFHPEKNKWESLPPMPTPRCACSSIALRDCLLAVGGVSQGLSTAVEALCLSDS